The following nucleotide sequence is from Chryseobacterium sp. CY350.
GAGATAAGAGATCGTAAGGTGGATGTCTTAAAATCGATTCGCAGAATTCCGTATGATATGGTTGACCATTATGCAGTACGCGGTCAATATGCTGAAGGTGTCGTGAAAGATGCTCATGTTAAAGGATATCGTCAGGAAGACGGAGTAGATGCAAATTCACCAACAGAGACTTTCGCTTCAATAAAATTTTATCTTGATAATGAACGTTGGGAAGGTGTACCGTTTTATGTTCGAACCGGGAAAAGGATGAGGGAAAAACAATCGTATATCACCATAAAATTCAAACCGCTACCTCAGTCTACCTTCATTGGAGGTCAACATGCGCTTTCTCAAAATAAATTGATTATTAATATTCAGCCTTTAATGGATATCAGACTGCAGTTCATGACAAAAATGCCCGGACTGACCGTTGAATTGAAGCCGGTAGAGATGGTTTTCGACTATTTCTCCTGTAAAGAAGATACGCCTGAAGCTTATGAAACACTTTTATTAGATGCTTTGGAGGGTGATCTTACTTTATTTATGCGTTCAGATCAAGTAGAGGAGGCTTGGGATGTTGTAAAGACAATTCAGGAATATTGGGAAAATAACCCCGATCCTTCGTTCCCGAACTATGCCGCGGGTAGCAATGGGCCAAAACAATGTGAACTGCTACTCCAAAGAGAAGACGATAGCTGGGCTTAAACATTATTTTATTTAAACTTTAAAAAGATGAAACTAACTGTAGTAGATCACGTTGATCAACTTTACACAAAAACGGCAGATTTATTTGTAGAGTTTGCAGCAGAAGCAATAGCAAATAATGGAAAATTTGTTGTTGCTTTGAGTGGTGGCAGCTCGCCCAAATCAATTTTTGAGCTGTTGTCTACCAAAGCGTATTCAGATAAAATAGAATGGGATAAAGTGTGGTTCTTTTGGGTAGACGAGCGATGGGTTTCTTTGGATAATGAAAAAAGCAATGCAAACATGACCTTCGAAAGTCTTCTTAATCATGTTCCCGTACATCAGAATCAAATATTCCCGATGTTCAAAGAAAATATCACCCCTGAAGATTACGCTGCAGAATACGAAAGTAAGATTCGGGAAGTTCTCGGCGAAAAGGGACAATTTGATTGCATTCTTTTAGGAATGGGCGATGATGGTCATACAGCATCATTGTTTCCCGGAGAAAATATATTGGAAGAAACTACAAAATGGGTAGACGCTTATTACCTTTCGCCACAGGAAATGTACAGAATTACTCTCACGGCACCTATCATTAATATGGCTAAAAATGTGTTGGTAGTCACTTTTGGTGCACAAAAACGACACGCGCTCAATGAGATTATCAATGGAGAATTCAATCCAAATTTATATCCGTTACAGTTAATTAAACCACAAGAAAGTGAGTTACAGATTTTAACGACTTCAGAAACATTACTTTAACTGTGAGTGAAATATAAAAGCAAGCAAATATGCATAAGCCTTATCTATAGTAATTTTACCTAAATAAATTAGCCTTGAGTTTTTTTTAATGCTTTAGCTTTATGAACCGCTTTTTTACCGGTTTTCTCACTGGTCACCTCATACTGTGGTTCTTCTTCAGAAGCTCGGCGTCGTCGGTTCATAAAAACAAAATCCTTCGTATGAATTTGAGTAATGATTCCATAAGTTTCCCCATTTTGGAATCTCCAGCTTACATGATCTCCTTTTTTTAGCATAACTTTAGATTTAGGGCTTTTTGTTAAGAGTATAAAAGATGAATTACAATTTTTGTGCTAAATTGATTTGTAGTTTTAATGAGTTAAATATAATAAATAAGTCCGGTTCTATACCGGATTTTTTTTGTGATCAATATTTTATCATCTATCTTAATATAGCGGTTTTTTTTCAGTAGCATTCTCCCGCTCTCCACTGTATCTTTTCCGGGAAGCCCTACGCTTCGCTTCGCCCATCCCGGAAAAGGATGCCGTTGCAATCGGGGCTAGGGGAGCGATCTTCGGATGAGCGTTTTGTTTCATGAGTCAAAATCAACCCTTCAGAAAACCAACTTTATATAATGAAGCCATTCTTTTCATCAAAAAACAGTGCCGAACATATGACCTCATTAAAACCCACCGGAGGGATTAGAAATTTTTCTCTCAGATCTTCAAAGGGTTAAGTTCGGATATGAATTAAAAATGAACATTATGTTAAATATATTTGGAAGTATGGGGATAAACGTACTACTTTTGCCCCACTGAAAAACGAGAGTAGATCGGTAGCGCAGAAGCGCCTTTAGATAGGCAGGAACAAAAAAAACTCCGGTAGAAATGATATTAAATATCATAAAAATTTATTTAGATAAATTTTGTGTAATTAGAAAAAGTTTTTATCTTTGCAGTCCCGATACGGGGAGCGCAGGAGTAGATAGGTTGAGGGTTAAGAGAAGGGTTTAGGGTTACTTAAAAAACTTTAAAATTTCTTCAAAAAACATTTGGCTAATTAGAAATAAAGTTTTACTTTTGCACACGCAAATACGGCAACGCCCAACGACAGAAAAGGGCAGCTGAGAAAGCGTAAGAGAAGAGATCATTGAAAAATAGATATAACAACCAAGTAAGGAAAAACTAAAGCGTCAAAACTTTGAGTGAGTCAGACAAACATACAATGGAGAGTTTGATCCTGGCTCAGGATGAACGCTAGCGGGAGGCCTAACACATGCAAGCCGAGCGGTAGAGATTCTTCGGAATCTTGAGAGCGGCGCACGGGTGCGGAACACGTGTGCAACCTACCTTTATCTGGGGGATAGCCTTTCGAAAGGAAGATTAATACCCCATAATATATTGAATGGCATCATTTAATATTGAAAACTCCGGTGGATAGAGATGGGCACGCGCAAGATTAGATAGTTGGTGAGGTAACGGCTCACCAAGTCAATGATCTTTAGGGGGCCTGAGAGGGTGATCCCCCACACTGGTACTGAGACACGGACCAGACTCCTACGGGAGGCAGCAGTGAGGAATATTGGACAATGGGTGAGAGCCTGATCCAGCCATCCCGCGTGAAGGACGACGGCCCTATGGGTTGTAAACTTCTTTTGTATAGGGATAAACCTATCTACGTGTAGATAGCTGAAGGTACTATACGAATAAGCACCGGCTAACTCCGTGCCAGCAGCCGCGGTAATACGGAGGGTGCAAGCGTTATCCGGATTTATTGGGTTTAAAGGGTCCGTAGGCGGGCTCGTAAGTCAGTGGTGAAATCTCATAGCTTAACTATGAAACTGCCATTGATACTGCGGGTCTTGAGTAAAGTAGAAGTGGCTGGAATAAGTAGTGTAGCGGTGAAATGCATAGATATTACTTAGAACACCAATTGCGAAGGCAGGTCACTATGTTTTAACTGACGCTGATGGACGAAAGCGTGGGGAGCGAACAGGATTAGATACCCTGGTAGTCCACGCCGTAAACGATGCTAACTCGTTTTTGGGCTTTCGGGTTCAGAGACTAAGCGAAAGTGATAAGTTAGCCACCTGGGGAGTACGTTCGCAAGAATGAAACTCAAAGGAATTGACGGGGGCCCGCACAAGCGGTGGATTATGTGGTTTAATTCGATGATACGCGAGGAACCTTACCAAGGCTTAAATGGGAATTGATCGGTTTAGAAATAGACCTTCCTTCGGGCAATTTTCAAGGTGCTGCATGGTTGTCGTCAGCTCGTGCCGTGAGGTGTTAGGTTAAGTCCTGCAACGAGCGCAACCCCTGTCACTAGTTGCCATCATTCAGTTGGGGACTCTAGTGAGACTGCCTACGCAAGTAGAGAGGAAGGTGGGGATGACGTCAAATCATCACGGCCCTTACGCCTTGGGCCACACACGTAATACAATGGCCGGTACAGAGGGCAGCTACTATGCGAATAGATGCGAATCTCGAAAGCCGGTCTCAGTTCGGATTGGAGTCTGCAACTCGACTCTATGAAGCTGGAATCGCTAGTAATCGCGCATCAGCCATGGCGCGGTGAATACGTTCCCGGGCCTTGTACACACCGCCCGTCAAGCCATGGAAGTCTGGGGTACCTGAAGTCGGTGACCGTAACAGGAGCTGCCTAGGGTAAAACAGGTAACTAGGGCTAAGTCGTAACAAGGTAGCCGTACCGGAAGGTGCGGCTGGAACATCTCATTTTAGAGCGTCTTTCGACGTTAAACAAATAAAGGTACTTTAATGTACCATGTACTTACTTAAAAGAAAACGTTTTAGTTTTTTACTCGGTTGCTTATATTATAAAAATACAAACCCACTAGAAATTAGTATCAGAGGGAGAGATTTAGAAAATAGAGGTTAGAAAATTAGAAGTTAGAGATTAGTCTAACATCTGGTGTCTAAAATCTAACATCTAAACAAAGTCTCGTAGCTCAGCTGGTTAGAGCGCTACACTGATAATGTAGAGGTCGGCAGTTCGAGCCTGCCCGAGACTACTAATTGAAGCGGATGGCAAATGGCTTATAGCTGATGGCAAGAAAGCTGGAAGCAAGAAGCAAATCGCCAGAAGCACCTAGAGGGGAATTAGCTCAGCTGGCTAGAGCGCCTGCCTTGCACGCAGGAGGTCAAGGGTTCGACTCCCTTATTCTCCACCATTACTGAGAAGTAATAAAAAAGTTACAGAGATGTAACGAGCACAGAAGTTATTTAAAGAATAAACAAAGGATTTTAGCCGATAGGGGCTAGAGCGACCCGATTCATCGGGAAGGTCAAGGGTTCGACTCCCTTATTCTCCACAGTTTTGTAAGTTTGATTTAAAAGTAAGATGGATAGAGCCAAAACAAATATCCATTTATCAGACGAGCAGAAAGACATTAAGATCATTGACATTAACGGTAAAAATATCACAAAGAAAAAACCGAGCACTTGCGAGTGCTTGAGAAATAAATAGGAAAGAAATCGTTAAGGGCGTATGGCGGATGCCTAGGCTTTCAGAGGCGAAGAAGGACGCGGTAAGCTGCGAAAAGCTCGGGGGATCGGCACACACGAATTGATCCCGAGATGTCCGAATGGGGCAACCCGTCTGGTTGAAGACCAGTCACTCCGCAAGGAGAGCAAACCAGGAGAACTGAAACATCTAAGTACCCTGAGGAAAAGAAATCGAAGAGATTCCGTAAGTAGTGGCGAGCGAACGCGGATTAGCCCAAAAGTCTTTATATATTTAAAAGAATGTTCTGGAAAGAACAGCCATAGAGGGTGATAGCCCCGTATTTGAAAGGTATATTTAGATGATAAATGAGTAGGGCGGGACACGTGAAATCCTGTCTGAATATGGGGGGACCATCCTCCAAGGCTAAATACTCCTGAAAGACCGATAGTGAACAAGTACTGTGAAGGAAAGGTGAAAAGCACTTCGAATAGAAGGGTGAAATAGAACCTGAAACCGTACGCCTACAAGCGGTCGGAGCCCACAAGTTGGGTGACGGCGTGCCTTTTGCATAATGAGCCTACGAGTTAATGTTACTAGCGAGGTTAAGGACTTCAGGTCCGGAGCCGGAGCGAAAGCGAGTCTGAATAGGGCGCATAGTTAGTAGTATTAGACGCGAAACCTTGTGATCTACCCATGGGCAGGTTGAAGCTTTGGTAACACAAAGTGGAGGACCGAACCGGTTGACGTTGAAAAGTCTTCGGATGACCTGTGGGTAGGGGTGAAAGGCCAATCAAACTGGGAGATAGCTCGTACTCCCCGAAATGCATTTAGGTGCAGCGTCGTGTATAAGTTTATTAGAGGTAGAGCTACTGATTGGATGCGGGGGAGTCAAATCCTACCAATTCCTGACAAACTCCGAATGCTAATAAATGTTCCACGGCAGTGAGGGCGCGGGTGCTAAGGTCCGTGTCCGAGAGGGAAAGAACCCAGACCAACAGCTAAGGTCCCCAAATCTCTATTAAGTTGAAGCAACGCGGTTGGACTGCATTGACAGCTAGGATGTTGGCTTGGAAGCAGCCATTCATTTAAAGAGTGCGTAACAGCTCACTAGTCGAGCGGTCCGGCATGGATAATAATCGGGCATAAATAGAGTACCGAAGCTATGGATTTACAACTTAGGGTTGTATCTGGTAGGGGAGCATTCTGTTTGCACAGAAGCAGTGGCGCGAGCCATTGTGGAGCGTACAGAAAAGAAAATGTAGGCATAAGTAACGATAAAGCGGGCGAGAAACCCGCTCACCGAAAGACTAAGGTTTCCTCAGCCATGCTAATCAGCTGAGGGTTAGTCGGGACCTAACGCGAACCCGAAAGGGGTAGTGGATGGACAATGGGTTAATATTCCCATACTTGCTCACACTAAAAAGGGGACGGAGTGCCGTACTTACTGGAGACTGACGGAATAGTCAAGACCTAGCCTTCGGGCGAAGTTGCTGTAAGGAAAGTGCTTCCAAGAAAAGCCGAAGTGAAGCAACCCGTACCAAAACCGACACAGGTAGTCGAGGAGAGAATCCTAAGGTGCTAGAGTGAATCATGGTTAAGGAACTAGGCAAAATAGTCTCGTAACTTCGGAAGAAGAGACGCCAGCAGCAATGCTGGCCGCAGTGAAGAGGCCCAGGCGACTGTTTATCAAAAACACAGGACTCTGCTAAATCGAAAGATGCTGTATAGGGTCTGACACCTGCCCGGTGCTGGAAGGTTAAGGAAGGGCGTTAGCAGCAATGCGAAGCGTTTGACTGAAGCCCCAGTAAACGGCGGCCGTAACTATAACGGTCCTAAGGTAGCGAAATTCCTTGTCGGGTAAGTTCCGACCTGCACGAATGGTGTAACGATCTGGGCACTGTCTCAACCATGAGCTCTGTGAAATTGTAGTCTCGGTGAAGATGCCGAGTACCCGCAATGGGACGAAAAGACCCTGTGAACCTTTACTATAACTTCGTATTGACTTTGAGTAAGTAATGTGTAGGATAGGTGGGAGACTTTGAAGCAGGCACGCTAGTGTTTGTGGAGTCAACGTTGAAATACCACCCTTTACTTACTTGGAGCCTAACTTCTTTTAGAAGGACACTGCGTGGTGGGTAGTTTGACTGGGGTGGTCGCCTCCAAAAGAGTAACGGAGGCTTTCAAAGGTACCCTCAGCACGCTTGGTAACCGTGCGTAGAGTGTAATGGCATAAGGGTGCTTGACTGTGAGACCTACAAGTCGATCAGGTGCGAAAGCAGGACATAGTGATCCGGTGGTTCCGTATGGAAGGGCCATCGCTCATAGGATAAAAGGTACTCCGGGGATAACAGGCTAGTCTCCCCCAAGAGCTCACATCGACGGGGAGGTTCGGCACCTCGATGTCGGCTCGTCACATCCTGGGGCTGGAGAAGGTCCCAAGGGTTGGGCTGTTCGCCCATTAAAGTGGCACGCGAGCTGGGTTCAGAACGTCGTGAGACAGTTCGGTCTCTATCTATTGCGGGCGTTAGATGTTTGAGAGGGCTTGATTCTAGTACGAGAGGACCGAATTGAACAAACCTCTGGTGTATCAGTTGTTCCGCCAGGAGCACCGCTGAGTAGCTACGTTTGGAAGAGATAAGCACTGAAAGCATATAAGTGCGAAACTCGCCTCAAGATGAGACATCTTTTAAGGGTCGTTGGAGATGACGACGTTGATAGGCTACAGGTGTAAAGTTGGTAACAGCATAGCCGAGTAGTACTAATTACCCGTAGATTTATAGCCTATTACAGGAATAAATATAATCATCAATGAGTAATCATTTAAAAAATTATAAACCTATCTCAAATCGCTTGCAAGTGCAAGAAAGGTTTTTTCTTTGTGACTGTTTTTATCGATTAAAAAGCCATAAGCTTAAGGCCTAAAGCCTAATGCTTACAGCTATATACAACCTTTAGGGTGGTTTTAGCGGTGGGGCTCACCTGTTCCCATTCCGAACACAGAAGTTAAGCCCACCAGCGCCGATGGTACTGCGAAAGCGGGAGAGTAGGTCGCCGCCAGTCTTTTTTTAAAGCTCCTTTATCAACCGATAAAGGAGCTTTTTTTTTGTATATATAACAATGGCACAATTGGAATGGATTTAAATCCAATGGTGAATTTATACATTGCTGCACAGCCGAAAATTTTGAAAGGAATAGGAGGAGCTTTTACCAAAGAATTAATATGGAAATATTATTTTCTAGTCCACGTAAATAATCTATAATTAATTTGTTACTTAATGATCGTAATTCTTAATATCGTGTAAAAGAAAATTCCTTCTATCAGCTACATTTAATGATGACGCTATTTTGTTTACGAAGACGTTGAAGATTTCAGAGGTCAGCGTAATGATTAAACAATTACATATTAACCATTTTGACGCTGAAAAGTTCAAGATCTGCTGTTCTTTCGGTAAATAACGATTCTTTAATCAAATCCTTTACAAAAATTGTGAAATTTCTCTATAGTCCGCAATACTTATAAAGTTTCTTGTTACTAGCTATTATTTTAATAAAAATAATAAAATACGCCACACTTATTTAATATTTCTTTTTTATATCCACACAGTTTGGTCTTGAATATCTGATCTTTTGGTTAAACTCTCGTACACCTAATATCTTATTCAGATTTTTCGTTATTCACTTTTCTAATGTAACAAAACACTGCCTAAATATTCTACCCAAAAAGGCATCATGATATAAAGTTCTATATAGAGTTCCTTATAAATGAAAAAAAACTATTCAGATAGTAGTCGTGTTATAACCATTATTTAAACTATACAACTCCTTTCTTAGATCTGAAATTGTAATTGTATGGTTTATATGCTGTATAAAATTATGCAAGCTTAATTTTAATTCTTCATTTGAAGAAATACTTTCGGAGAAATTTGGTATTATAATATATTTTCCTGAAACAATATTTTTCTTTAAAAAATACTGCTTTTTTAAATTTTGATTTACTTTACATTCACGCTTTAAGTAGCTAGAAATAAGTCTGTGAAGTAAATTCCTGTATAATCTAATATTTTTAATTCTAATTTTAGCCATCATAAGAGTTGTTGAGCAAATATAGTATAGAATAACGTGCCACAACTCTAATGTAAATGATGATTTTCGGCATTAATTTCAAAAATGAATTTATTTTAAACTTTATTATATTAGTTATATTAATTTTTCAGGTGTTCTGTAAATATCTTTTGACTTTGATTATATCAGTTGTTGTCAGCTATTTTAAGTAATCTGTAAGTATTTGGAGCTAGTTTTTTTTCTGTTTTAAAAAACTTTCCAAAATGGGAGTTATCATTAAAACCAAGTTCATAAGATATTTCAGTTACAGAAAGAGTGGTGTGCAGTAATAATCTTTCTGCTTCGAGGATAATTCTATTTCTTATGGCTTTGCCAGCACTGATATTCATATTTTCTTTGACCAATGCATTGAGATAATTAGGTGTAATATTTAGCTTATCGGCGTATTTTGAAGTT
It contains:
- the pgl gene encoding 6-phosphogluconolactonase gives rise to the protein MKLTVVDHVDQLYTKTADLFVEFAAEAIANNGKFVVALSGGSSPKSIFELLSTKAYSDKIEWDKVWFFWVDERWVSLDNEKSNANMTFESLLNHVPVHQNQIFPMFKENITPEDYAAEYESKIREVLGEKGQFDCILLGMGDDGHTASLFPGENILEETTKWVDAYYLSPQEMYRITLTAPIINMAKNVLVVTFGAQKRHALNEIINGEFNPNLYPLQLIKPQESELQILTTSETLL
- a CDS encoding hypervirulence associated TUDOR domain-containing protein; translation: MLKKGDHVSWRFQNGETYGIITQIHTKDFVFMNRRRRASEEEPQYEVTSEKTGKKAVHKAKALKKTQG